TCTCTGAAGCCTAAAATGGCCTCGATGCTGTGAACTCTGCTCTGATTTCCTAAAAGTCGCTCCTCCATTCTTCTTGATTCCAGGAAACGCATGGAAATCAGAAAACCaggaagtaaacaaaaaaactcttGCAAACCTGTACAAgctaaacaaaaaagtgaagtCTGGGTGAAAAATCGGATGTGTTGGAAGTTAGACAGTCAGAAAAGTCAGGATAATGGTGGGTCTATTTCCGTGTTTGGAGATGTTCTGCAGTAACTCCAGTGTCAGGTGTTTCTCCTCTCTCTGCTGGGGTTTTATATCCGACCTCCTCAGCAGGAtctatccatccctccatccctccatcaccACCGCACACGTCGGAGGGTGGAACTTCTGTATTTGCACCAACTCCTCCCATCAACCCACCACCCCAACCAACCCCCTCCCCCGCCTCCAGTTTACCCCCAGTCTCCTGAGACCATTTAATCCTTTTAGTGTCGAAAGAAGACACGGACGCGCTCAGATCCTCGTGCACGAGCTTCCCGAAATccccaaaacaaattccttcaTTATTCATCACCAAAGTCATCACTAACTCCGAGAACAAACTTTCACACTGATCtattcatttctatttaaaaaaaataataatattacacatttttctactactattattattattattattattattattattattattattattattacaataaaaagaagaattcATCGTATTATtgtgttatattattaataatcattattattactcagATTTTATGTTAAATATGAGCACTTTATgaaatttaatacatattatgTATTTCACTGTGTTTCAGCTCAATAACTaaacatttattgtaattaaataaagaaataaagtcaaataatctaaataaaaaagttaattcaaaagtttatattaaacgacaaaaacaattaaaataaactctCAACATTTTGATAAACGCTAttaatccttttcttttttaaacagcagTTGAAGAAATTTAATGCCAAAATGCAGTTCGTGTTTATTCTAAAATCCTGACGTGTTGGACAGGGATTTCTTTACTTTTTGATTTGAgcagaaataaatgtgtgtagcaagttagtacaatataataataataataataataataataataataataataataataacaatatatggataacaattaatatttaacatttaatttggaTAAcgcgtgtgtatgtatttacttaaatgtaatgaaataaaaaaacatctaaaataaaaaaaaatatatgtatctgaatatatgaaatatatttatacatattttaaacatatttatgtcTTTATGGCGTTATAAGTCTTCGTTAATTACAGgttaaaaaagttttaagaatgtattacatttttctgcacatggacaatctttttattatttaaatatgtatttttaaattgttattttttatatttgcatttagttttatttctcaattattttattcagtatGTAGAATAATTAAACTTATTTTCGAActttttaaaagtatatattaGTTTTTCACCGGCAGGAATTcagtttgcatgtgtgtgtggcaaCAATCGGGTTTAAGAGGACAATTAAAAGCGCTTTAATGAAGGCGTTAATTAGGAAGCTGGAGGCCGCTAATCCTCCTTCCGCGCGCTCCTAACGACGGGTTTAGTTTCTGTCCTGAAACCTGCGATTCACGCGACACTTCATCTGAAGAATTGAAGTTTCCTCCACATGTCGGAGCTGCAGCGCAGAGGGTTAAAGCGGATTAAAGCCTCCTTCAGGACAAAACCACACGCTTTATTCCCACTGCTAGGATTTccttattccagctcataacgCTCCATTAGACTTCTTCAGCTTCTCGGTGTTTATTCTCTCCAGTGAAAAGATAAAACACACAATGGTGGGAGGAAAAGCAGAAGATTTGATACTGTAACTTTTTTCTGTGCGTTTCTTTTTTGCGTCATTGATCCTCCTGAAATCTCACTGACggacatttttcttcttctccagaCGATGTGTGGTCAATTtcatcaattaataaatctgtGATTAATAGTTAACGAGATAATAATTAGcaagcaatttttttaaagaataattttattataataaatactttgattattttcttaaattatttatttgaattatttaaagtagataatatattttttctctttcttttttaaatttctaataaaatgtCTATGGAACATCCATAATACTAATAGAGTATTTATTTCTGTCCTgctaaaaaaaaggttaaaaaaaaagtttaggaaATATCAGATATTCTCTTGTATGTTCTTATTGACAATCAATTTACAttccaaatataataaaaaaaatataatataataaatatatatcatttaaatcaATTTCTTGATTTTGAAAGGATCATGAGTACAAACTTTGCATCATCTTTTGATTAATGGTTTTGAtacatgctgctgctgctgctgctgctgctgctgatgatgatgatgatgatgcccAATTGGCACTTATGTACCAGACTGCAGACAAAAAGAGAATTCACTACATGATCATTGGTCGAGTCTTGGCAGGTGACAAGACCCCATGttgtgttatatatttattaataataagattTGCCATCAATAAGCACACCAGGGACACCTGCTACCCCAAAATGACCCTTGCCACCCCAAGTGCCACCCTAGAAATCTCAGCTGTGAGGTTAATATCACATAAATTGATTTAAATCATCATTACAGgaatgtattttgtataaaaaatctATCGATGCGTAAAATAATCCAATAGAAATGTGCATATTTTTGATGTGGATTTTTTTAACCTAAACTTTTTACATTGCTGTGttatgtagtgtgagtgtgtgtgcagatcGTGGAACTAAATGATTTACATAAAGTacaagatacatacatacatatactataATTTATTGTGTAACACCGTTCACATGAAAGTACACAGTAATATGTGAGATACCTGATGTTGAGTAATGGAATTAGTTACTATGTGAAACCAGTGTCACAAATATGTTAATGtagaatttacataaatgcataaataaaataaagtatttatagTGACTTTGATCATTATAAGTCGTTCTGTCGACTGACTGCATGCATCACGTTTTACAGATGActttttaatgtacatttaaaggtttgatttaatattaaaagaaattgtGTAGATGAAGTGAAACAGAGTTGTAACTTTATTAGAAACCTCATCTGTGTTACATCATtccacatttttgcatttttgactACAGTTTGGGACATTCACTAAATTacgtttttgttgttgttgtttgtttgtttttttgtttctttttttttaaataaattaatttaacttACTTTACTCATGTAATTTCTTTGTTAAATGGTTGATGTCTAtcgctttctctcttttcttgaCTTATGTGTTATGTGAGTTTTGGGAGTGACTTTATTCCAACGTTTTTGACTCCAGTTTGGGAAAATAACTCAAATGCAGTGTTTCAACTTCCAGATCAGGAGAAAGTGAAAATGTATTGCTTTTCCATGCAATAATCTCACAATGTTACTTTAAAAAcgtgtatttactgtataatgTTGCACTGTTACTGTTATGTtacattatgtttaatgttgGATTTGGTTCCTTGTTGTTCCCTGGCACAcaggttttaaacattttgaccatttatttattagaaaaattgtcaaatacacatatttatgtgtgtgtgtgtgtgtgtgtgtgtgtgtgtgtgtgtgtgtgtgtgtgtgtgtgttataaatacAAGATAAAACTTCCTTTACCCATATACGGACATGTATTCTACACACGTGTCGTGTATTTGGAAACATACATGTTACATATAGAAAAATGgtcatttttgtaatttttgaaATATATGTGGGATATATAGAATTATCTgacatatatttctatatctgtGAAATCCAAACATGAACATGTGTGCAATATATGTGCTTTGCATATACTGCTATATATCAGATTTCCGTATAGGGTTTTAGAGAATAAAACTGAATGTGAtcacatcttcttcttcttcttttttcggctgctcccattagatgtctccacagtggatcatctgtctccacacccccctgtcctctacatctgcctctttcacaccaatgacctgcatgtcttccttcaccacattaataaacctcctccttggatttcatcttttcctccttcctggtgtctccatcctcagcattctcctactgatataccccatgtccctcctctgcacatgtccaaaccatctcaatctcacctccctcaccttgtctccaaaacgtcctacatgcgctgtccctctaataaactcatttctaatcctgtccatcgtcgtcacttccaacgaaaacctcaacatcttcagctctgctacctccagctccacctcctgtcttttactcaatgccactgtctctaaaccagacaacatctcaggtctcaccacagtcctataaactttccctttcactctcacagatactcttctatcacaaatcactcctgctatcactcttctccacccactccaccctgcctgcactcttttttcacttctctaacacactctccattactctgcactgttgactccaggtacctgaactcctccaccttcttcacctcttctctgtCTGACCACTTTTAAATCATGCCTCAAAACTCATCTGTTCAGATTCGCTTCTTCTGATGAATTTTAACAGTTTTGAAAGGTGCCTTtacacaaaattattattattattattattattattattattattattattattattaaaagcacaagtatgaatgaatacatttcaGCATGTTTTAGTTCATAATGCTGGATTCAGCTCTAATTAAGCTCCacatacttttatataaaatacagtaatatataatCTTAATTATTGTaacacattaaataattaaattcatgTAATTtgataatcaataaataatcaagCTCGTATTTCTCTGGAGTGTCGCATCATGTCAGGACGGTCACATGACGCAGCACTTCTCTTCAGCCTTGCTCTTCATCTCATTAAAAGTGGCCGTTGCTTTCTCCTTGATCTGCTCCATGTCCATGTTCTGCAGGTTCTGCATCTGGCCAAGGATGGagtccttctcttcctcctccgtCGCATCCTCATCCACCATCTTCAAAAGCTCCTCGGGAACGTCCACGTCGTCACCGGCAATCTGGATCATGTTTTCGTCCTGCTCACTCTGACAACAAGGAGGAGGTAAAGGGTTAGTAagagaagataaaaaaagggaaatggcCAAAATGAAGCACTAAAGCGTTCAGCAAAGACTTCAGCAGGTGAGGTCAAAATCAACATGGccgacaaaagtattgggacgttCGGCTTTTCCAGCCGTTTGTGCTTCTTTTCCAAATCGTTAACACAAAGATGAAGACATGCAATTGcctcggacgtctttggatgcagcataaaattttcactttaattgaactaggagactcaaacctgctccagcatgattaaataaatgggTGTGGAGAAGGCGGAGCTAAAAGATCCAGGAAGCAGGTAAAAAACAATTAAGGAAGCAAAAAGGAAAAGTTCATGATGTTTCTTACCTTTGGCAGTCTGTATTTCTCACGAAGACAAACCCTGAGATTCGCCCTCTCGGCTTTTCTGTGCAGGAAATCAGCGTCTCGTTCCATCCTGAAGGTCATAACAAGGTCATGTCAGATTTGGAATCATACGgtgaattttttctttttaacaccacaagagagagaaataaaaaaaaccccacaggaATGTGTTTTGTGAACGTTCCACAAAATGTATTGTAagtataaatggataaaaaatacaGCGTgccgtttaaaaaaaaaaaaaaaaaaaggacattgtaATGATCAGTAAATTGATGTTCACGTGTGTTCAACATGCACAATGTACAACATGGAACTTCATCACACAACCCGattgttcattattttcctgttcCAGCGCAACACCAAGGGTTTTATTCGTAACTAAAGATCGGACTGAATGTAACATGATTGCTGACTGATGGCCTCGGCTCAGGGGAGGATTAGCGAGGACGGGATTATGTCATGGTGTTTACACGGTCTGTTGTATAATAATCTGACCTTCAGCAAAACCATTCGCATTTGCCTTCATTTTCCGTTTtagtttaaatgaatataaaacacAGGAGAGGTGATGAACAGgattttaatatgttttacaACTTCACAGTTACAATTATTGATTCATTTATAGATTTATGACGTATTGACGTCAATGTAACAGAATATCAACTCACTTCTCCTCCACCAGCTGTTTCTGGTACTCCTCATATTCCTCTCTGGTCATTCCAGCCGCTGCTGCTGGGTCCTTCGGAGTCTCTGCCTCGgatttctcctctcctcctccgaGTCCCATCCCTTTCAGAGGGTTTCCCACCATGCTCTTAATGAGAAAAGCCATTTTCATCTGGGCCTGAGCGTCTTAGTTCCTTGTTTCGTTTGGGGAAAGGTCTTCAAACCAGCTTCAAACCAGGTTATCAATCTAGCTTCTGTCAAGGACAGGGGTgaggaatgaaagagagagagagagagagagagagagaggctgtaATCTGGATTAATCTACAGCTCTTGTTCGGCAGATGGTCCTGGGGTTTTCTCTTCCAACTGTACAGCAGTAAAGCTCACAGACTCGTCCATCTGACCACAGATATTAACCCCGAAATGTCCAAATagataaaatagattttttgcagtttttctttCAGGTTCATCGCTGGATTTCACAAATCAGAATCGCTGCTAATCAGATTGAAACATgctcaagacaacacaagatgCAGATCATCTCCAGAGCTCAAACATCTTTCTTTTAAGAGATTAAGGACCAGATCATGGAACCAGACGGGGAAATCGGAAAAATGCACCTGTAACAGGAACTGGCGCCATTTTATTAGACTTCAATTCAAATCCTGGGGTTATGTTTGGAAATCTATCCCTATTACAATTAATTCCGGGTTACacacttgtgtttttttaacactcTGGTGACTTGTTTTAAAAGTCACGGCTCTGAGCAGCTGATGGAGTCAGGACTTGTGTCAGGGTGTATATTTGTAGAGCCTCCTGCAGTGAGGATTTCCACCTCTCTGCTGTCTGCTGGTTTGAATCGTTAAGTGAATCCCACACCGGCAGATGAGGACGAGGAGAAGAGGAGCGTCACAGAGGCAGGGAAAGTGTCTCTTAATCCTTAGCACAATGTGCTGAAGTCAGAGAGTGAAAGAAGCAGGACGAGGGGGTGTGATCTTCATCAGCATTTA
This Silurus meridionalis isolate SWU-2019-XX chromosome 15, ASM1480568v1, whole genome shotgun sequence DNA region includes the following protein-coding sequences:
- the cplx4a gene encoding complexin-4a; the encoded protein is MKMAFLIKSMVGNPLKGMGLGGGEEKSEAETPKDPAAAAGMTREEYEEYQKQLVEEKMERDADFLHRKAERANLRVCLREKYRLPKSEQDENMIQIAGDDVDVPEELLKMVDEDATEEEEKDSILGQMQNLQNMDMEQIKEKATATFNEMKSKAEEKCCVM